The DNA segment CCGGGTGGCGTTGTGGGAAGTGCAGTGGGCACAGTGTCAACAGGAACAGGAGTATTTCCACCAGGAACTGTGGGCACTGCAGGAGTTCCATCTATTTCGGGTAGTGGTGTCGGAGGTACAGCCGGTGCAGTCTCACCAGGAGCAGGAGGATTTTCACCAGGATCTGTGAGCACTGTAGGTGTACCAACTATTTCGGGTAGCGGTGTGGGAGGAACAGTAGGTACAGTCTCAACAGGAGCAGGAGGAATTCTCCCAGGATCTGTGGGCACTATAGGTGTACCGTCTATCCCGGGTAGCGTTGTGAGAGGCACAGTGGGCACAATCTCAACAGGAGCAGGCGTAATACCACCGGGATCAGTGGACATTGAAGGAGCATCTTCTAGAGGTACTTATGGATTTGGCGCGACTAGTGGTGGTATATACAGCAAAGGTATAGGACCAGATGATTCCATGGAGTCTGGCGAGGGCAGCGTACGAGGTGACATCACAGGGGCTTCACCTACCTATCCTGGACCGAATGGTGCTATTGAATCATTGCCTGGTAGCGAAGGAATTGAACCGGTCGGTGTTGCGATAGGTACGGAAGGTTCCATACCGTTAGTTACGTCCGCAgttggtggtgttggtggtgggCTAATGACAGGAGGTACAATACCAGCCGTAGTTGGAAGACCTGGTGGCCTCGGTGTGGGTACTGGTACAAGCACCTTTGGTCAGAATAGTGGTGGATTTCCCCGCCCAGCCACTACCACAATAAACATAGCTGGAACACCACTGTCTGGCTCGGCAGGAAGTAGTCCGAATGGAGTATCAACAGGCTCAACGCTTAGACCCTTGCAGGGTGCTTCTGTATTTGGAACGGTAGGCAGCGGTATAGCCGCAACAAGCATACATGCCGCTAATCCCGTACAACCTGGCACGGCTGCTACCGGAATCAATGCAGAGGGTGCTGGCGGGAGCGGTGCGGGAGGGCTTGCGCCAGTCGTTTCCGGAACAAGCACACCTGTTGGGCCAATCACTGACGCCACAGGAAGTAGACCAGGCTTTGTGGGAACAGAAACACTGGGTGCACCCTCACTGGCCACTTCATTAACTAGCGGAGTAGGCACTAGTCTAGTAACAGCAGGCACACTATCAACAGTTCCGGTAATACCTAGCGGGGTAACTGGCGGAAGCGCAGCCGTAGGTAGTGGCTTACCCGCTACAGGAGTGAGTGGCCCGATCTCTGTAGGATCCCCCGCCGCTGGTACGCCCTCATCTGTCACCACAGGGTTTAGCTCTAGTGCTGTCGTAGCACCCACAGGAGGCTCAGAATTTGGTAGTAATGCTGGAGTAGGTGTTGTTGGTAGTAGTATTGGTGCAGTAAGCGCAGGTACCGGATTGACTCGAGGAACCACGCTCGGAAGCCACCTAGGGGGCGTTGGATCAGCTGCAAGGTTCGGGTCGGGCATCAAATAGCAATGCCGGGCGCATAGCTGGTGCTGTATTAGGAGCTGCCGGTCCTTCCTGCGCTGATGGCTGGAGTGGGTGCGGCAACAGCAGGAGTCACAGGGTTGAGTAACACAGGTCACCACGGGGGTGCACCTTGCAGAGGTGCGAGTTCTGGCTGCTTGCACACCGCACATACAAATGCTGGCCGAGCGGGATGTACAACCTGTTAGCGACCATATTTACATATTGAAAGGCTTCATTTATGGATGAAAATAATTGTTGTGCTGGAATTTTTCAGACCGAAACAGCAATTACCCTATGCTACTGATGGATGTGACCTTGCTAACCAATTGAGTCCCTCCCTCCCCTAGCAACAAAAGTGAACCCTAGTATGCTTAAATTATGCTGAATTGAAGTAATATCAAAATTATTGGTGCTTCAGTACTAGCCAGAATTTTTATGGCGCCTGGAAGCTCTAAGGTATTATTAGTTCTGTACGCGCATTTCTCCCTACGTTATATTTGAAATATATATTCGAAGACAATGTTTCCTTGAATAAACTTGCAGAAAGATGACACTATTTGTGTTCACAGTGAACTTCATTTCCTTGTCTACTGTGCAGTCTTcaacataaaaaaatatatatacacacaaaTCTTGGGTATATGGAAATTGCAAGCTTTGGGAAGCAAAATACCCTACTACTTGAAATTATTGCTTAATTATAGAAACGTCACTTTTGAGAAAGTCATGGCGATGAGGCGTCTAGGGCATTTGAATAAAGTAGCCAGGGCAGAAATCCCAAAGGGAAAATACCACAGATATATAGCTTTAACTATAGTTAAAGAGAGCGTTCGTCATCTAAACTGAGCAGTGGTTGCTTCGGCTAGTTGTTGATGAATTTTTCAGCGTGTACAGCGCAACGGTAACAATAGTGCCAAAAAAGGGGGACCGACGAGCGCTGAATATGAAGTAAGCGCTCGTCCGTACATAGTTTTTGTCCCTAGTGTTACCTTTGCGACGTAGACATTTGAAGATTCGTGGTCTAAAGCCGCAAAACAAGGTAGGCGAAACTTGCACAGACATGTGATTATTTCTTGCCAGCAGCTAaagtatgcatatatatattgttatgggGTGAAGATAAGGTTAAAATATATGTACAACGCGTTCACTGGCATAAAAGATGGAAGACAGTCCGCGCGACATCAGCGGCGAGC comes from the Dermacentor silvarum isolate Dsil-2018 chromosome 9, BIME_Dsil_1.4, whole genome shotgun sequence genome and includes:
- the LOC119464093 gene encoding mucin-19 isoform X3 codes for the protein MQHIAIFIVTIFCAVASGQEPTGSPQCGCLEVPALGSHRKEKFCRSHLTPASELNKPRNCICRPGLVRNSWGDCITKHECMRCKCFRDKDFNVCRRACPVMCNEPIRGSCSKKCVLGCDCPPGFLRDPTKKYRCVKAAKCVLKCPQNSKFQFCVSTCAPKCGARPPKICVTRCQRAGCVCDQGYAEVEQNGETMCVPQGECYRYLGLAASLTPGGHANVGGGISSAGTAVLPGGVVGSAVGTVSTGTGVFPPGTVGTAGVPSISGSGVGGTVGTISTGAGVIPPGSVDIEGASSRGTYGFGATSGGIYSKGIGPDDSMESGEGSVRGDITGASPTYPGPNGAIESLPGSEGIEPVGVAIGTEGSIPLVTSAVGGVGGGLMTGGTIPAVVGRPGGLGVGTGTSTFGQNSGGFPRPATTTINIAGTPLSGSAGSSPNGVSTGSTLRPLQGASVFGTVGSGIAATSIHAANPVQPGTAATGINAEGAGGSGAGGLAPVVSGTSTPVGPITDATGSRPGFVGTETLGAPSLATSLTSGVGTSLVTAGTLSTVPVIPSGVTGGSAAVGSGLPATGVSGPISVGSPAAGTPSSVTTGFSSSAVVAPTGGSEFGSNAGVGVVGSSIGAVSAGTGLTRGTTLGSHLGGVGSAARFGSGIK
- the LOC119464093 gene encoding mucin-19 isoform X2, which translates into the protein MQHIAIFIVTIFCAVASGQEPTGSPQCGCLEVPALGSHRKEKFCRSHLTPASELNKPRNCICRPGLVRNSWGDCITKHECMRCKCFRDKDFNVCRRACPVMCNEPIRGSCSKKCVLGCDCPPGFLRDPTKKYRCVKAAKCVLKCPQNSKFQFCVSTCAPKCGARPPKICVTRCQRAGCVCDQGYAEVEQNGETMCVPQGECYRYLGLAASLTPGGHANVGGGISSAGTAVLPGGVVGSAVGTVSTGTGVFPPGTVGTAGVPSISGSGVGGTVGTVSTGAGGILPGSVGTIGVPSIPGSVVRGTVGTISTGAGVIPPGSVDIEGASSRGTYGFGATSGGIYSKGIGPDDSMESGEGSVRGDITGASPTYPGPNGAIESLPGSEGIEPVGVAIGTEGSIPLVTSAVGGVGGGLMTGGTIPAVVGRPGGLGVGTGTSTFGQNSGGFPRPATTTINIAGTPLSGSAGSSPNGVSTGSTLRPLQGASVFGTVGSGIAATSIHAANPVQPGTAATGINAEGAGGSGAGGLAPVVSGTSTPVGPITDATGSRPGFVGTETLGAPSLATSLTSGVGTSLVTAGTLSTVPVIPSGVTGGSAAVGSGLPATGVSGPISVGSPAAGTPSSVTTGFSSSAVVAPTGGSEFGSNAGVGVVGSSIGAVSAGTGLTRGTTLGSHLGGVGSAARFGSGIK
- the LOC119464093 gene encoding elastin isoform X1, with the translated sequence MQHIAIFIVTIFCAVASGQEPTGSPQCGCLEVPALGSHRKEKFCRSHLTPASELNKPRNCICRPGLVRNSWGDCITKHECMRCKCFRDKDFNVCRRACPVMCNEPIRGSCSKKCVLGCDCPPGFLRDPTKKYRCVKAAKCVLKCPQNSKFQFCVSTCAPKCGARPPKICVTRCQRAGCVCDQGYAEVEQNGETMCVPQGECYRYLGLAASLTPGGHANVGGGISSAGTAVLPGGVVGSAVGTVSTGTGVFPPGTVGTAGVPSISGSGVGGTAGAVSPGAGGFSPGSVSTVGVPTISGSGVGGTVGTVSTGAGGILPGSVGTIGVPSIPGSVVRGTVGTISTGAGVIPPGSVDIEGASSRGTYGFGATSGGIYSKGIGPDDSMESGEGSVRGDITGASPTYPGPNGAIESLPGSEGIEPVGVAIGTEGSIPLVTSAVGGVGGGLMTGGTIPAVVGRPGGLGVGTGTSTFGQNSGGFPRPATTTINIAGTPLSGSAGSSPNGVSTGSTLRPLQGASVFGTVGSGIAATSIHAANPVQPGTAATGINAEGAGGSGAGGLAPVVSGTSTPVGPITDATGSRPGFVGTETLGAPSLATSLTSGVGTSLVTAGTLSTVPVIPSGVTGGSAAVGSGLPATGVSGPISVGSPAAGTPSSVTTGFSSSAVVAPTGGSEFGSNAGVGVVGSSIGAVSAGTGLTRGTTLGSHLGGVGSAARFGSGIK